In one Thunnus maccoyii chromosome 12, fThuMac1.1, whole genome shotgun sequence genomic region, the following are encoded:
- the mtf2 gene encoding metal-response element-binding transcription factor 2, which yields MRDSGVVDHLSVHQRAHPQRQQQAVSLSPTSLSARVEYGEDDMSDRFTEGQDVLARWSDGLFYLGTITKIDRDKQRCFVVFEDRSKSWVLWKDIQTGDEDDEDDEDDDIVCSICQDETSEEPNEIVICDKCGQGYHQLCHSPIIDATVIDSDEKWLCLQCEPTAMPKRGSAHRRAVNAKGFLQQAHHQQHMELHLSLPYALDELVWDPEHKANIQQCYCYCGGPGDWYLKMLQCNRCQQWFHEACLHCLQMPMLYGDRFYRFICSVCKGGPEYLSRLSLTWEDVTHLSLYNLSVIHKKKYFDSEMDLMTYINNNWELLQLGELANTPRSERYESVLAALNNNSSMFMSGKEVKKKKHLFGLRIRFPPAPPNSEPNSRVMERASHEITIKGCKSNKALTGMRTCSTLTNGTEKKTKKKKRKQGTRSLEALAKPRRSSELLSQELRKPLPLESHALDHLTSIKSDRSLLSSRTSDVESIGALSTTETTSTSISRQSSLCSSSKTRTTACIMPVSPPPLKRKRGRPRRALQPPNPEIPPPSHADPHPSATEMLSALPGLHSTDIVHGMDPNSQLSHLKSSISSYFGAAGRLACGEKYKVLARRVTLDGKVQYLVEWEGVTAS from the exons ATGAG AGACTCAGGGGTTGTggatcacctgtctgtccatcAGAGAGCTCACCCCCAGCGGCAGCAGCAGGCTGTTTCCTTGTCCCCCACAAGCCTTTCTGCTAGGGTGGAGTATGGAGAAGACGACATGTCTGACAGGTTCACAGAGGGACAGGACGTCTTGGCCCGCTGGTCAGATGGCTTGTTTTACTTGGGGACAATCACAAAG ATAGATCGGGACAAGCAGCgatgctttgttgtttttgaagatCGCTCAAAGTCTTGGGTTCTCTGGAAGGATATTCAGACAG gagatgaagatgatgaggatgatgaggacgATGACATTGTATGCTCCATATGCCAAGATGAAACTTCAGAAGAACCCAATGAGATTGTCATTTGTGACAAGTGTGGACAAG GCTACCATCAGCTGTGCCACTCTCCCATCATTGATGCCACTGTCATCGACTCCGATGAAAAGTGGCTTTGCTTACAGTGTGAGCCCACTGCTATGCCTAAG AGGGGGAGTGCACATAGGAGGGCAGTGAATGCTAAAGGCTTTCTGCAGCAGGCGCACCATCAGCAACACATGGAGCTGCACCTGTCCCTCCCATACGCGCTGGATGAGCTAGTGTGGGACCCCGAACACAAGGCTAACATCCAACAATGCTACTGCTACTGTGGAGGTCCAGGAGA CTGGTATCTGAAGATGCTGCAGTGTAATAGGTGTCAGCAGTGGTTCCATGAGGCCTGTCTTCATTGCTTACAGATGCCCATGCTCTATGGAGATAG GTTTTATCGGTTTATTTGTTCCGTTTGCAAGGGTGGACCAGAGTACCTCAGCCGGCTGTCTCTCACATG GGAGGATGTCACACACCTGAGTCTGTACAACTTGAGTGTGATCCACAAGAAGAAGTACTTTGACTCTGAGATGGACCTGATGACTTACATCAATAATAACTgggagctgctgcagctggggGAG CTTGCCAACACTCCAAGATCAGAGCGATATGAAAGTGTTCTGGCGGCattaaacaacaacagcagcat GTTCATGTCTGGAAAGgaagtaaagaaaaagaagcatttGTTTGGGCTGAGGATCCGTTTCCCTCCTGCTCCTCCCAACTCTGAGCCAAACAGCAGAGTGATGGAGCGAGCCTCACATGAGATCACCATCAAGGGATGCAAGTCCAACAAAGCCCTGACGGGCATGAG AACTTGCAGTACTTTAACCAATggcacagagaagaaaacaaagaagaaaaagaggaagcaAGGAACACGCTCTCTGGAGGCTCTGGCCAAACCACGACGCTCCAGTGAACTCTTGtcccag GAACTAAGAAAGCCTCTACCACTAGAGTCCCACGCATTGGATCACTTAACCTCCATCAA GAGTGACAGATCTTTACTGTCATCTCGAACCTCAGATGTGGAATCCATAGGAGCCCTGAGCACCACAGAAACTACCTCAACCAGCATTTCAAGGCAGTCCAG CCTCTGTAGCTCCAGCAAGACTCGTACCACAGCCTGCATCATGCCTGTTTCCCCTCCACCCTTAAAAAGGAAACGTGGGCGACCACGACGGGCCCTGCAGCCCCCAAACCCGGAGATCCCCCCTCCCAGCCACGCAGACCCACACCCTTCAGCCACAGAGATGCTGAGTGCGCTCCCAGGGCTGCACTCCACAGACATAGTTCACGGCATGGACCCCAACAGCCAGCTCTCCCACCTCAAGAGCTCCATCAGCAGCTATTTCGGAGCAGCAGGGAGGCTGGCTTGTGGGGAAAAGTACAAAGTCTTGGCTCGGCGGGTCACCCTGGACGGCAAGGTGCAGTACCTGGTGGAGTGGGAAGGAGTCACCGCCTCCTAG
- the rpl5a gene encoding 60S ribosomal protein L5a: MGFVKVVKSKAYFKRYEVKFRRRREGKTDFFARKRLVVQDKNKYNTPKYRMIVRFSNRDICCQIAYAKIEGDQIVCASYSHELPKYGITVGLTNYAAAYCTGLLLARRLLHKFGMDQVYEGQVEVTGDEFNVESVDGQPGAFTCYLDAGLARTTTGNKVFGALKGAVDGGLAIPHSLKRFPGYDTESKEFNAEVHRKHIMGMNVADYMSYLMEEDEDAYKKQFSRFIKNGVTPDTVEEMYKKAHAAIRANPVHEKKPKKDIKKKRWNRAKLSLAQRKDRVAQKKASFLRAQEQEEGDG; encoded by the exons ATG GGTTTCGTTAAGGTGGTGAAGAGCAAGGCCTACTTCAAGAGATATGAAGTCAAATTCAGGAGAAGGAGAG AGGGCAAAACTGATTTCTTCGCCCGCAAGCGCCTGGTTGTGCAGGACAAGAACAAGTACAACACACCCAAGTACCGGATGATCGTCAGGTTCTCCAACAGGGACATCTGTTGCCAG attgCCTATGCAAAGATTGAAGGAGACCAGATTGTGTGTGCTTCTTACTCCCACGAGCTGCCCAAATATGGCATCACTGTAGGCCTCACAAACTACGCTGCGGCCTACTGCACCGGGCTGCTGCTGGCCCGCCGG CTGTTGCACAAGTTCGGCATGGACCAGGTGTACGAGGGCCAGGTGGAGGTGACGGGGGATGAGTTCAACGTGGAGAGTGTGGACGGTCAGCCGGGTGCCTTCACCTGTTACCTGGACGCAGGCCTGGCCAGAACGACCACAGGGAACAAGGTGTTCGGAGCGCTGAAGGGAGCAGTTGACGGAGGGCTGGCTATTCCTCACAG TTTAAAACGCTTCCCTGGTTACGACACAGAGAGTAAAGAATTCAACGCGGAGGTGCACCGGAAACACATCATGGGCATGAATGTGGCCGACTACATGTCTTACCTGAtggaggaggacgaggacgCCTACAAGAAACAGTTCTCTCGCTTCATCAAGAATGGAGTCACACCAGACACA GTAGAGGAAATGTACAAAAAAGCACACGCCGCCATCAGAGCAAACCCCGTACACGAAAAGAAACCCAAAAAAGACATCAAGAAGAAGAG GTGGAATCGCGCCAAGTTATCTCTGGCACAGAGGAAGGACCGCGTCGCCCAGAAAAAGGCCAGCTTCTTACGAGcacaagaacaagaagaagggGACGGTTAG
- the dipk1aa gene encoding divergent protein kinase domain 1A: MAKGLFPRAWVKKSFYFQARISFVRVKYLFLTWLTVLVGSWVLYVQYSAYTELCRGHECKNAICDKYRRGIIDGSACRSLCDKETLYMSRCLSTLPNNQVYTGSWGDHDGIIRCKLGEVVHYELGEELEPRREAPVFDKPTRGTSVEKFKEMVFNHLKSKLGEQANLASLVSQILSVADGNKDGRVSLPEARSTWALLQMDEVLLGLLLQDRGHTPRLLGYCGDLYMTERVPYGPLYGLSLPWPLVSWVPSGVQRTMDQWFTPSWPRKAKISMGLLELVEDIFHGTYGSFLICDLAAAHFGYTDHHELRLTNARAVVPEDEFRRTMRALKCETDADCLYGVDCQTSCDVSEKRCREEPVQPNLAKACSTLKDYLLRGAPSALREELERQLYACMALKGNAGQMNMEHSLILNNLKALLWRQISHTKDS, translated from the exons ATGGCGAAGGGTCTATTTCCACGGGCCTGGGTGAAAAAGTCTTTCTACTTCCAG GCTCGGATCTCCTTTGTGCGGGTGAAGTACCTGTTCCTCACATGGCTGACTGTGCTGGTGGGGAGCTGGGTGCTCTACGTGCAATACTCTGCCTACACAGAGCTGTGCAGAGGACACGAGTGCAAAAACGCTATT TGTGATAAATACAGGAGAGGAATCATCGATGGCTCTGCCTGCCGTAGTCTGTGTGATAAAGAAACACTCTACATGAGCAGGTGTCTGTCAACACTGCCAAACAACCAG GTGTATACAGGAAGTTGGGGAGACCATGATGGGATTATTCGCTGTAAGTTGGGGGAAGTTGTGCACTATGAGCTGGGCGAGGAGCTGGAGCCACGGAGGGAGGCCCCCGTGTTTGACAAGCCCACCAGAGGCACATCAGTGGAGAAGTTCAAAGAGATGGTCTTTAATCACCTCAAG TCCAAGCTTGGAGAGCAGGCTAACCTCGCCAGCCTGGTCAGCCAGATCCTCTCTGTCGCCGATGGCAACAAAGACGGACGGGTGTCACTGCCAGAAGCCCGCTCTACATGGGCCCTCCTACAGATGGACGAG GTGCTGCTGGGCCTGCTGCTCCAGGACCGTGGACACACTCCTCGCCTCCTGGGCTACTGCGGGGACCTCTACATGACGGAGCGTGTCCCCTACGGGCCCCTGTACGGTCTGTCTCTACCCTGGCCGCTTGTATCCTGGGTGCCTAGTGGAGTACAGCGCACTATGGACCAGTGGTTCACCCCCTCATGGCCTCGCAAAGCTAAGATCTCCATGGGCCTGCTGGAGCTGGTGGAGGACATCTTCCATGGCACCTACGGCAGCTTCCTGATCTGCGACCTGGCAGCGGCACACTTTGGTTACACTGACCACCACGAGCTCCGCCTCACTAACGCTAGAGCGGTGGTTCCTGAGGATGAGTTCAGACGCACCATGCGAGCACTCAAGTGTGAGACAGATGCCGACTGCCTGTATGGGGTGGACTGCCAGACGTCCTGCGACGTGTCAGAGAAACGGTGTAGGGAGGAGCCGGTCCAGCCAAATTTGGCAAAAGCATGCAGCACACTGAAGGATTACCTCCTGCGTGGGGCACCGTCAGCACTGAGAGAAGAACTCGAGAGGCAGCTGTACGCCTGTATGGCTCTAAAGGGTAATGCTGGACAGATGAACATGGAGCACTCACTTATCCTCAACAACCTGAAAGCTCTGCTGTGGAGACAGATCTCACACACCAAGGACTCGTGA